The Bacteroidota bacterium genomic sequence GTACGCCGAACAATCTTCCCATTTCTTCGGGAAGGTGACGGGGAGTTTGCCCGACGGATCGACCGCTCCGGAGAGGACTTCCGCAATTGCCTGGGCTCCCTCCTGCCCCGGATACCATGCTTCTACAAGAGCGCTGACGTGGTTAACCCAGTCTTCCATCACGATCTGCGCCCCGGCTTCGAGCACGACGATCGTGCGGGGATTCGCTTTTGTCACAGCATTGATCAAATTCACCTGGGCCGCCGGCAGATCGATCGTCGGACGGTCAAACCCTTCTGATTCCTGCAGCTGCGAATCGCCCACAAACAGTATCGCCGCATCGCTCTTTTGCGCGAGGGCGACGACTCCGGGTATTTTATCCTCGCTCGGTTTTGCAAGCCCGAGCCGCGCGACCGCGCCCCCCTGATTTTCATAATATTCCATTTTAATGTCGTACGATTTTCCCGCTTCCATCACGTAATTGATGGTCCGGGCTTCCTCGGCATGCTGGCTCCAGTTGTCGATCAACAGCGTATCGTTGATATAAAAACGGACGCCGTCGTCGGTCGATACTGAAAATTCGAACGTGCCGGATTCAGCTGCATGGAGCGTCCCGGTCCACCGGACGGAAAAGCTGTCGACGCCGATTACTCCGGGGGCCGGACTTCCATCACCCCAGTCGAAATTCACGGTCGAGTCAACACGGCGGAGCGCCGGTTCTCCGTGCAGATCTTCATTGTTAAAATATTCTCCGAGCAAGCCTTTTTTACCCGGCTCGTTCGGAGGTGAGAGCAGATCGGAACTGATCGGCGTGATCGCTCCCGGCATTTCCGCTCCGATCAAATAATTGAAGGTCACAGCTTTTCCGAACATCCTTCTCAACGCGGCGAGCGGCGATTCAGCGGGAGATGGATTCACCATCGAGCTGCCTCCGCCGCCGGTGCGGGCGACGTTGGCGTTCGGACCGATAACCGCAACCGATTTCAGCGACGAGATGGAAAGAGGGAGCGCATTATTGTCGTTCTTGAGCAGGACGATTCCCCCGCGCGCGACATCCAATGCAACGGAACGCTGCGGAGCGGCGTCGGCCTGCGGCTTCTCGGACGGAACGGCATCGAAGAGTCCGAGGCGGAACATCACGCGGAGGATGCGTCTGATTTTATCGTCGATCGTCGCCTCCGTGACTTTGCCTTCCTTGATCAGCGGCATAAGCTTTTCTTTGTTGAGGAAGTCCCCGGTCGGCATTTCAAGGTCGAGTCCGTTATTTGCTGTTGCGAGCGTGCTGTGCACCGCTCCCCAATCGGACATCGCGAGCCCCTGGAACTGCCATTCTTTTTTCAGCGCTTGTTGAAGAAGGAATGTATTTTCGGCACAGAAGGATCCGTTCAGTTTGTTGTATGCTGCCATGATCGCGAGAGCCCCTCCCTCTTCAACGGCCGCTTTGAATCCGGGAAGATATATTTCGTACAGCGCACGCATGCCGACCTTGTTGTTGATGATATCACGCTCAAATTCCTGATTATTCGTGGCGTAATGTTTGACCGTGGCAGCGACGTTGCCGCTCTGGACTCCCCGGACATACGACACAGCGACACGGGAAGTGAGGTACGGATCTTCGCCGTAGCTCTCAAAATTTCTTCCCCCTTGAGGGACGCGATTGATGTTGATGCATGGCCCGAGGATGACGTTGCGGTCTTTGGCCTTCACCTCCTGCGAGATCGCCCATCCGTATTTTGCCGCCAGCGATGTGTCCCACGTCGACGCAAGCATGACCGCCACCGGAAACGCCGTGGAGGTTCCCCATCGGACTCCTACAGGGCCGTCGGTCATTTTCAGCTCAGGAATGCCGAGGCGTGCATTCGGTTTCGTGCCGAATCCGGTTCCTCCCAGCATGTCGATCTTTTCTTCAAGCGTCATTTTTGAAATCAAATCGTCGATCCGTTTCTCAACCGGCGTCTGCGGATCTTTGTATCCCCCTTCGGCAGAGAGCGCAAGCTGAACGAACAGCACAAGCATTGTGCAAAGCAAGAGTGAACGTTTCATGGAATTGGTCCTTCTTCTAATTGAACGTGAGATTAGCATCATTCCAAATTTCCGCCGGACAGCACGAAAACAGTTGTGAATGTAAGCAAAAATCAGACGGTTTCAAATTGAGCTCGCTTTTCGGTGGTGTTCCAGTTTGAGAGGAGCCTTTAATTTGAAACGGAATCGGGATGCAAATTTTCAGGGAGAGGAATTTGGCATACCCTATTTTTTATCCTTAAAGGGATACCTCTCTCCCTGTGGATCTTCCTGATCATCGTCGAAGTAGTTCATTCCACCGACCCTTCGGTAGCTTTTGGTCAAGAACTCCCATTGGAACGCGAAAACCGTTCGATGTTTCACGTCCCGATTGTCAAAGTAAACAATCTTCCCGTAAACCTGTCTTGCGTTATGAGCGGTATCTGGAACCCACCACTTACAGGAGTCAGGTTGATCGACCATTGTAGGCCTTACGGGGAGAACGTAAGTTTCTCCAGGAGAAAGACTATACATTTCTTTATCAATTCCTCCTGCCAGAAACATACTATCAATATATGCGAGAGTATCTCTCGCCAAGTATTCAAATATGTAGGTGATGGTTACCTTTTTGGCGGGAGTCTTACCACTATTTGTAATAGAAATCTTAGCCATTTCATATGGCTTTTTGAAATAAAGAGTATCGATTCGGCTTACTCCGACATAAGCTCGAAGTTCGGCATCGGTAGCAACTTTAGATATGCATGTTTGTATGCCACTGGTAATAACAAGACAGATGGTTACAAATCCCAAAATATAAGCGGAGCGATTTTTCTTGAAATCAGACAGCCAAGGGTGATTTATCTCATATGCTTTTTCATCCTTTTGGTCTTCGCTTGTCATTGTTGGCGAATCGCCTTCTGTCAAAAAAGGGGTATTGGCAGGTTTTTCGGCTATCTTTTTATTGGGGCTGTTTGCGGCTCTCTTTGCGTGTTTTTTTCCCATTTGGCGTTCCCCTAATATTTTTGGAGTGGTATGAATAAAGGTAATGAGAAAAACCTGAAAGAGAAACAACTAATGTTTTGCCTTAGTAAATGGCTTTCCAGAGAAGAAGCGTATGCACTGGCAAAATCAATGCGAACACCGGACAAGTGGTCTATTTACAAAATTGCAGAGAATCCGAATGCGCGGCATATTCGAGAGAGCGAGTCTTGGGTCGTGGTTCGGCCTTTTCGGAAGGGCGAAGCGGTTAGAGCCGGCGAGGGGATTTTTGAGGAGAAAAATTTGGATTATATGCTATAATCAAGGTCATTATAGCCAATTACTTCTTTGCAAAGAAGTGTTTTGATTGCCTCGTACGTAGTCTCATCAATTCTTCCTTTATAGTGCTTAAAAGAAGGAAATTCAAACGGTTGATAAAAATTCACAACCGCACATGATGATTCTTTGGGATTAAAGCCCTGGGCGATATCTTCGTACCCCTTATGAATTGGAAATGTAAGGCGGTCTGGTTTAGCAGAAGCAGACAAAGGAATTATATTGAAAATGGATTCGTGGTCTTCAACCAAGTCCCTTAACATGACAACAAGAACAAAGCGCGGCCCCTTAAAAACTCTCTTGGTGTCGTGAAGCTTGATGTCTTTGTCAATTGCAGACCACACCTCTCTGGGCTGTGGTAGTCTAATTTTAGGGATCATGCTGAGGGCGCAAATTCTCCAACGGTGCAAACTCCCTAATTAGTTCTTTTTGCTGTTTCCAGTTCACCGTAGGATATTTTTCTAAATGCTCTAACGCCCTTTTTCTCCCCTCCGTAATTGGATTCTTATAGTCTTTCATTGTGATGCAATCACCTACCAAAACATATCCTCCCGTTACCTTTTTGAAAAGCGAATTCTTGTAGTTGATTACTGGAGCAGTCGAATACACGATTCTTTCTAATTCATCGGTAGAATACTCACCATACTTGTCAACGACCCCATAAATGAAATCCTGAACTATTGAGGTTGGATAAAGATATTCTTCAGTTGTGCCGGTTTTTTGAATTGATACTTTTGCCTTTTCTGAATCCTCAAAACTCCTCTTTTTTCGCAGTTCCTTGAGATCCACGCTAAAAATTGAATGGCCACAGAGTTTCTCTATTTGCTTGTGATAATTTGCAATCACCGGACCATGTGGATATTTGATAAACTTCTCCCCTGAAAGTCTTTTCCCAAAATTCTTGATGAAAAGAAATTCTACGAGATAGGTCAACTTATTGTAGTGATAAAGTCCAATACCACTTTTTCGGTTGACTATCGTTGCAGTAACGCGATCGAGATTGGTTAGTTCGCCGGGCCGCATAGATAGGATTCTGTTACGAACGATTGATGAGAATGAGAACATGATTAACCTCCCATCTCTTTCCACCCAATCTTCATAACGGTTGGACACGTATAAATGTCGAAAAATATCTTCGGAGGGTCAATATTTTTACCAAGACAGAAAAAATATTTATTTTGATGTACTTCCGTACATAGGTAACAAAAATATCATATTTATTCAATGGATTTTCGGTAGTGATACAGTTTGAGAATTTCCATTCTCTCCTCCAAATTCAATTTGGGAGCGAGAGTGAAATCCCTCAGGGATATCATTCTGACACAAACGGAGTGTGAGTCCTGCCATCCAAATTAAAAAAATCACTGGCCAAAATAGGATATCACCTTTTTCCGATGCTTGAGTTGGGAAACGGCCTGGACTCATTTTTCATCCCCGGTTCCTTTCTCCCGGTCCAAGATCAGCGGGACGGATAGCGGAGGCTTTTGCCGCGCAGTGTCAACGGCCTTCTTCCGGGATTCACCGATCGCTTGGAGAGCCTGTTCATACGCATTATCGTACGAAACTCCTTTTGCCATCAACGCTCGCTCGTAAAGTTCCGTCGCGACGGAAAATTCGGTCTCTTCGCACGATATTTGCCCGTCGATCCAGATCTCATTTTGAGGGATGAAGCGGCAAGCCAGATCGTTGTCGCTCAAACCAAAATCGGGATAAATGTCGCGGCGGACCGCTGCCCCGTCGACGATCCAGATCGACATATCATCCCGCTCCCCCAGGAATACCCTGTAGATGTTGTGAAGGCTTATCGAATCGGGGAGGGATGCGATCTCCTTTACGCCGTCGCAATCGGTCGGCGAAACACGGGGAACTTCTTTCTCGTGTGCCCGGGAGAGCGAATCGTCCGCTCGCCGCATGCTCCGTTCAAGCTCAAGCGCTTGACCGTGCGCATTATCGTACGAGATCCCCCGCTTCGCCATCAGCGACCGTTCGAGCAGCTCGTGAGCAACGGTGTATTCGTATTCCTCACAACTGATCGCATTATCGATCCAGATTTCTTTTTGAGGAATAAACGGATACCGCTGCGGATTTCCGCCGTATAAAAACTCGGGATATATTTCCCGCCGGACGGCGGCGCCGTCGACGATCCATACGTTGAAGCCTTCCCTCATCCCGGCATGGAGCCGGTACATTCCGGTCACGCGATGAGCAGGGGGCGCAGCGGAGATGAAGAAGAGAAAAAAGAAAACGAGATATTTTTTCATGAATGCATCCCGGGGACGCTCAACAGCCAAAATACCGAATTCGGTATACCAAGCTTATTTTTTCACTTCCACTTGACCACCCCGACCTTCACAAGGTCGTCCAGATAATGAGCGACCGCTCTCGTCGGCACCGGCGAGTACTCGGCGCTGAGTGCATTCCTGATTTCCGAGACATTGTTCTTTCCGTCGATAAAGTTCACGAGTTCGAACCGCTCATCGCCGCCAAGCGTGAAGTCGGGCGAAGAATAATAGAGCGAATCGCTTCCCTTCAACTTGCTGGCAGGAAGGCCGAAATCGAGTGGACCTCTTGTCAGGCGAACGGGGATGCGCGTGTCGGGATTTTCGGCGGCAGAGTTCCCGTTCGCACCGCGGTGCAATGCGGCTTTCCGAAGCTCC encodes the following:
- a CDS encoding glycoside hydrolase family 3 C-terminal domain-containing protein, whose protein sequence is MKRSLLLCTMLVLFVQLALSAEGGYKDPQTPVEKRIDDLISKMTLEEKIDMLGGTGFGTKPNARLGIPELKMTDGPVGVRWGTSTAFPVAVMLASTWDTSLAAKYGWAISQEVKAKDRNVILGPCININRVPQGGRNFESYGEDPYLTSRVAVSYVRGVQSGNVAATVKHYATNNQEFERDIINNKVGMRALYEIYLPGFKAAVEEGGALAIMAAYNKLNGSFCAENTFLLQQALKKEWQFQGLAMSDWGAVHSTLATANNGLDLEMPTGDFLNKEKLMPLIKEGKVTEATIDDKIRRILRVMFRLGLFDAVPSEKPQADAAPQRSVALDVARGGIVLLKNDNNALPLSISSLKSVAVIGPNANVARTGGGGSSMVNPSPAESPLAALRRMFGKAVTFNYLIGAEMPGAITPISSDLLSPPNEPGKKGLLGEYFNNEDLHGEPALRRVDSTVNFDWGDGSPAPGVIGVDSFSVRWTGTLHAAESGTFEFSVSTDDGVRFYINDTLLIDNWSQHAEEARTINYVMEAGKSYDIKMEYYENQGGAVARLGLAKPSEDKIPGVVALAQKSDAAILFVGDSQLQESEGFDRPTIDLPAAQVNLINAVTKANPRTIVVLEAGAQIVMEDWVNHVSALVEAWYPGQEGAQAIAEVLSGAVDPSGKLPVTFPKKWEDCSAYGSYPGANHETEYNDGILVGYRHFDTKKIDVRFPFGYGLSYTKFSITDPKVVPAANGATNEYAVTVSVENTGSVAGAEVVEVYVHDDGAKVLRPEKELKAFAKVFLQPKEKKEVTLHLGNSSFAYYDDVKAEWATSKGTYQILIGTSSRDLPLKETIQLK
- a CDS encoding Panacea domain-containing protein; translated protein: MRPGELTNLDRVTATIVNRKSGIGLYHYNKLTYLVEFLFIKNFGKRLSGEKFIKYPHGPVIANYHKQIEKLCGHSIFSVDLKELRKKRSFEDSEKAKVSIQKTGTTEEYLYPTSIVQDFIYGVVDKYGEYSTDELERIVYSTAPVINYKNSLFKKVTGGYVLVGDCITMKDYKNPITEGRKRALEHLEKYPTVNWKQQKELIREFAPLENLRPQHDP